In the genome of Gemmatimonadota bacterium, one region contains:
- the infC gene encoding translation initiation factor IF-3, which translates to MRAQLAYPPYGLIGPDNAGPLFFVVGPNASVPIGGTTIKEQKVRVNEQIRISPIRLIDADGGQVGIISLDDARTRAAETGLDLVEVAPDARPPVCRLMDYGKFKYEEARRAREARKKQHTIQVKEVKYRPGIEEHDYEFKTRHVRRFLEEGDKVKVTMMFRGRQLSHPEFGLEVLERVLVDVEDVGKIESQPTREGRTMTMVLAPVNTKA; encoded by the coding sequence GTGCGGGCTCAGTTGGCCTACCCGCCCTACGGCTTGATCGGCCCGGACAACGCCGGGCCGCTTTTTTTTGTGGTTGGTCCGAACGCATCCGTTCCCATCGGAGGTACGACCATCAAGGAACAAAAGGTTCGCGTAAACGAGCAGATCCGAATCAGCCCCATCCGCCTCATTGACGCCGACGGGGGCCAGGTCGGGATCATTTCTCTCGACGACGCCCGGACCAGGGCGGCAGAAACTGGCCTGGATCTCGTTGAAGTCGCGCCGGACGCGCGGCCGCCGGTTTGCCGTTTGATGGACTATGGGAAGTTCAAGTACGAGGAAGCTCGGCGGGCCCGGGAGGCACGGAAGAAGCAACACACGATTCAGGTGAAGGAAGTGAAATACCGCCCGGGGATCGAAGAGCACGACTACGAGTTCAAGACCCGGCACGTCCGGCGATTTCTCGAGGAAGGGGACAAGGTGAAGGTCACCATGATGTTCCGGGGCCGCCAACTTTCCCATCCGGAGTTCGGACTCGAAGTCCTCGAACGTGTCCTCGTGGACGTGGAGGACGTGGGAAAAATCGAAAGTCAGCCGACGCGCGAGGGCCGCACGATGACGATGGTGCTCGCGCCCGTCAACACGAAAGCATAG
- the rpmI gene encoding 50S ribosomal protein L35 — MPKMKSNRAAAKRFKRTGTGKIRRRKAYKSHILTKKSPKRKRHLRKATLVSAADEKRVKRMLPGI, encoded by the coding sequence ATGCCGAAGATGAAGTCGAACCGCGCTGCCGCGAAGCGGTTCAAGCGCACCGGGACCGGCAAGATTCGCCGCCGGAAGGCTTACAAGAGCCACATCCTCACGAAGAAGTCCCCCAAGAGGAAGCGGCATTTGCGAAAGGCCACCCTCGTATCGGCGGCCGATGAGAAGCGCGTCAAGCGGATGCTTCCGGGCATCTAA
- the rplT gene encoding 50S ribosomal protein L20, producing MPRSTGAPARKDRKRKILKEAKGYFGGRKKLYRTAKDAVEKGWEHAYRDRKKKKRNFRRLWITRINAAARQHDLSYSRLMNGLRESGVELDRRALAELAIKDPVAFGVLAGQAKEKLGLG from the coding sequence ATGCCACGGTCTACGGGCGCCCCGGCGCGCAAGGATAGAAAGCGGAAGATCCTGAAGGAAGCGAAGGGCTACTTCGGGGGAAGGAAAAAGCTCTACCGGACCGCCAAGGATGCGGTGGAGAAGGGGTGGGAACACGCCTATCGCGACCGGAAAAAGAAGAAACGCAACTTTCGGCGCCTCTGGATTACCCGGATCAACGCGGCGGCACGCCAGCACGATCTCTCGTATTCCCGCCTCATGAACGGGCTTCGCGAGTCCGGCGTGGAGCTCGACCGAAGGGCATTGGCGGAGCTCGCCATCAAGGATCCGGTCGCCTTCGGCGTCCTCGCAGGCCAGGCCAAGGAGAAGCTCGGCCTCGGCTGA
- the pheS gene encoding phenylalanine--tRNA ligase subunit alpha: MVEALKRLEAEAVEGVRLASDARALEAVRVAFLGRKDGRISGILRHLGELPEAERPRVGAEANRVKERLQGALDDREAELAGAGEAEAPAEDLTLPGRPEWTGARHPVTRVIDELVGIFRGLGFTLARGPEAETEWYNFEALNTPLDHPAADEQDTLYLKSGHLLRSHTSPVQIRIMERHPPPIRILAPGMVYRRDSYDATHTPAFMQLEGLAVDEGITFVDLKATLAEFARRYWGPGTRVRFRPSFFPFTEPSAEVDVKRVFRDEEGVERESDWIEIMGAGMVDPAVLEGCGLDPERYTGFAFGMGPGRIGLLRYGVPDLRLFFENDMRFLRQFADA, encoded by the coding sequence CTGGTCGAGGCGCTCAAGCGGCTGGAGGCCGAGGCCGTAGAGGGTGTGCGCCTTGCGTCCGACGCCCGCGCGCTCGAGGCGGTCCGGGTCGCCTTCCTGGGGCGGAAGGACGGCCGGATTTCCGGCATCCTCCGGCACCTCGGGGAGCTTCCAGAGGCCGAACGTCCACGCGTCGGCGCCGAGGCGAATCGGGTTAAGGAGCGGCTCCAGGGTGCGCTCGACGACCGCGAAGCCGAGCTCGCGGGCGCGGGCGAGGCGGAGGCTCCCGCCGAGGACCTGACACTCCCGGGGCGCCCGGAATGGACGGGTGCGCGGCATCCGGTGACTCGGGTCATCGATGAGCTCGTAGGGATTTTCCGCGGGCTCGGTTTCACCCTCGCGCGGGGCCCTGAGGCCGAGACGGAGTGGTACAACTTCGAGGCGCTGAACACCCCCCTCGACCACCCAGCCGCTGACGAGCAGGACACCCTCTACCTCAAGAGTGGCCACCTCCTGCGAAGCCACACCTCCCCCGTACAGATCCGGATCATGGAGCGGCATCCTCCGCCGATTCGAATCCTCGCACCGGGAATGGTCTACCGCCGCGATTCGTACGACGCGACCCACACCCCCGCCTTCATGCAGCTCGAGGGGCTCGCCGTGGACGAAGGGATCACCTTCGTGGATCTCAAGGCGACGCTCGCCGAATTCGCGCGCCGGTATTGGGGTCCGGGGACACGGGTCCGCTTCCGCCCTTCCTTCTTTCCCTTCACGGAACCCTCGGCCGAAGTGGATGTGAAACGCGTCTTCCGAGACGAGGAGGGCGTCGAGCGCGAGTCGGACTGGATCGAGATCATGGGGGCGGGAATGGTGGATCCCGCCGTCCTCGAGGGTTGTGGCCTCGATCCCGAACGCTACACCGGGTTCGCCTTCGGAATGGGGCCTGGCCGGATCGGGCTTCTCCGATACGGGGTTCCGGATCTGCGCCTCTTTTTCGAAAACGACATGCGCTTTCTCCGCCAGTTCGCGGACGCATGA
- the pheT gene encoding phenylalanine--tRNA ligase subunit beta has protein sequence MKVSLRWLRELAPGLDGHPEELAERLAALGAPVETVEPLAQGLSQIVVAKVKEVRPHPNADRLRVCDVDAGGATLQVVCGADNVAAGGVYPFAPVGATLPGGMTIGKAKLRGEVSEGMLCSERELGLGHGSQGLMVLNESLRPGTTLVDALSLDDVRMDVEVTSNRPDLLSHEGIARELAHGGHAALVLPAFPDEESAAIAHVEGLELRTAANEVSAGEVSVRIEAPELCPRYLGLVVRGVRVAPSPLWLQNRLRAAGARPINNVVDATNYVLLELGQPLHAFDLDRLEKRTIVVRAVGPGERLRTLDGVDRKLSKGMLAICDAVRPAAVAGVMGGADSEVGSRTNDLILECAHFTPGPIRATRKALALSTDASYRFERGVDPEGMVRAMHRAARLILATAGGKINGPILDCAARPFARSTVSLRAARVERVLGLAFSETEIRTLLEPLGFEVAGGGGALAVQVPGFRSFDVTREVDLIEEIARRKGFDAFPDALGPFRPSTVPDHPLFDLEERLRRLLEGAGLCEAQTPAFAPASEGEVELLNPISAEEGSLRTGLLPGLVRRLEHNLARGVRDVRLFEIGTVFHRGAPGELPREETRLAAILHGSRRPAHWSGAADPLDLWDLKGLLERVVQVACGVGSRLSPADKSAALAAGLLSESAFAATGDGGHLLGVGGRLMPGRGDLPPWASEVWALEVPLAANPAPAPVPAYVPLPIHPGAERDLALLVPGEVAVERVLSLVRARGGEVLEEVGVFDLYRDETMAEGARSVAIRLNFRARDRTLTDGEVEGTVRRIVHDLAEELHVGVRGSQG, from the coding sequence ATGAAGGTCTCTCTCCGCTGGTTGCGGGAGCTCGCTCCCGGGCTCGACGGGCACCCCGAGGAGCTCGCGGAGCGCCTCGCCGCGCTCGGCGCGCCTGTCGAGACGGTCGAGCCGCTCGCCCAAGGACTCTCGCAAATCGTGGTCGCGAAGGTGAAGGAGGTCCGTCCGCACCCGAACGCCGATCGCCTCCGGGTGTGTGACGTGGACGCCGGAGGGGCGACACTTCAGGTCGTCTGCGGTGCCGACAACGTGGCGGCAGGCGGGGTCTATCCGTTCGCGCCGGTGGGCGCGACGCTTCCCGGTGGCATGACGATCGGAAAGGCCAAACTCCGGGGCGAAGTCTCCGAGGGGATGCTCTGCTCGGAGCGCGAGTTGGGCCTTGGGCACGGATCTCAGGGGCTGATGGTGCTGAACGAGTCCCTCCGTCCCGGCACGACCCTCGTAGACGCGCTTTCCCTCGACGACGTGCGGATGGACGTCGAGGTCACGTCGAACCGGCCGGACCTCCTCTCGCACGAGGGGATCGCCCGGGAGCTGGCTCACGGCGGCCACGCGGCCCTCGTCCTTCCGGCATTTCCCGACGAGGAGTCCGCGGCGATCGCCCACGTCGAAGGGTTGGAGCTCCGCACGGCCGCGAACGAAGTGTCCGCCGGCGAGGTCTCCGTCCGGATCGAGGCGCCGGAGCTCTGCCCTCGTTATCTGGGCCTCGTCGTTCGGGGGGTGCGGGTGGCCCCGTCACCCCTCTGGCTCCAGAACCGCCTCCGGGCCGCGGGCGCCCGCCCGATCAACAACGTCGTGGACGCGACGAACTACGTCCTCCTCGAGCTCGGGCAGCCCCTCCATGCGTTCGATCTGGACCGCCTGGAGAAGCGCACCATCGTCGTGCGGGCGGTGGGGCCGGGGGAACGGCTCCGGACGCTGGACGGAGTGGATCGAAAGCTCTCCAAGGGGATGCTCGCGATCTGCGACGCGGTGCGCCCAGCCGCGGTCGCGGGCGTCATGGGAGGGGCCGACTCGGAGGTCGGTTCCCGGACGAACGACCTCATTCTCGAGTGCGCCCACTTCACGCCCGGGCCGATCCGCGCCACCCGGAAAGCGCTCGCACTCAGCACGGACGCTTCCTACCGCTTCGAACGGGGGGTGGATCCCGAGGGGATGGTTCGGGCGATGCACCGCGCGGCCCGGCTGATTCTCGCGACCGCGGGGGGCAAGATCAACGGACCGATCCTGGACTGCGCCGCGCGTCCCTTCGCACGTTCGACGGTGAGCCTTCGCGCCGCGCGGGTCGAGCGGGTCTTGGGGTTGGCTTTCTCCGAGACGGAAATCCGCACGCTGCTCGAACCGCTGGGCTTCGAGGTGGCCGGTGGCGGTGGGGCGCTGGCCGTCCAGGTTCCGGGTTTTCGAAGCTTCGACGTGACACGGGAGGTGGATCTCATCGAAGAGATCGCGCGCCGGAAGGGATTCGACGCCTTTCCCGACGCGCTCGGACCGTTCCGGCCGAGCACCGTCCCGGATCATCCCCTCTTCGACCTCGAGGAGCGGCTCCGCCGGCTCCTCGAGGGTGCGGGACTCTGCGAGGCGCAGACCCCCGCCTTCGCTCCGGCCTCGGAAGGGGAAGTGGAGCTCCTCAATCCGATTTCGGCGGAGGAGGGCTCTCTTCGGACCGGCCTCCTCCCTGGCCTGGTTCGGCGACTCGAGCACAACCTGGCGCGCGGGGTCCGTGACGTGCGGCTCTTCGAGATCGGCACCGTTTTCCACCGCGGCGCGCCCGGTGAGCTCCCCCGCGAGGAGACCCGGCTCGCGGCGATTCTCCACGGATCCCGACGGCCGGCGCACTGGAGCGGGGCGGCGGACCCCCTGGACCTCTGGGACCTCAAAGGGCTTCTCGAGCGGGTGGTCCAGGTTGCTTGCGGGGTGGGGTCACGGTTGAGTCCGGCCGACAAGTCCGCCGCCCTGGCGGCCGGCCTCCTCTCGGAATCGGCCTTTGCCGCGACCGGCGATGGAGGTCACCTCCTGGGCGTCGGCGGACGGCTGATGCCCGGCCGGGGAGACCTCCCCCCCTGGGCCTCGGAGGTCTGGGCGCTCGAGGTTCCTCTCGCGGCCAACCCTGCGCCCGCGCCGGTTCCCGCTTACGTTCCACTCCCGATCCATCCCGGCGCCGAGCGCGACCTCGCGCTCCTTGTTCCGGGCGAGGTCGCTGTGGAGAGGGTCCTCTCCCTCGTCCGGGCTCGGGGCGGGGAGGTGCTGGAAGAGGTTGGGGTTTTTGATCTCTACCGGGACGAAACCATGGCGGAGGGCGCGCGCTCCGTGGCGATCCGGCTCAACTTCCGGGCCCGCGACCGCACGTTGACCGACGGAGAGGTGGAGGGCACGGTGAGGCGAATCGTCCACGATCTCGCAGAGGAGCTCCATGTCGGTGTCCGGGGATCCCAAGGCTGA
- a CDS encoding cell division protein ZapA → MSKESPRSTVTVRIGGEEHVLRSTAEPEYAKQCADFLDKRVREVRQLGGSTETHRAVILAALAITDEYFRAREELNDLRQEVTARSLDLARKVEEAVAGR, encoded by the coding sequence ATGAGCAAGGAGTCACCGCGGAGTACGGTCACGGTCCGGATCGGTGGAGAGGAGCACGTCCTCCGGTCCACGGCCGAACCCGAATACGCGAAACAGTGCGCGGACTTCCTCGATAAACGCGTGCGCGAGGTCCGACAGCTCGGCGGTAGCACCGAGACCCACCGCGCGGTGATCCTGGCTGCACTCGCCATCACCGACGAGTACTTTCGCGCGCGCGAGGAGCTGAATGACCTCCGCCAGGAGGTCACCGCTCGTTCCCTCGACCTCGCCCGCAAGGTCGAAGAGGCGGTAGCGGGCCGCTGA
- the rny gene encoding ribonuclease Y translates to MSPQATAVVVALLALAGLGAGFLFGRGRERARQAAERAQARDEASRILARAREEGETARKEAALAGREEALRLREEWDKEEARRREELERTERRLAERSESLDHKFDLLNGRDAAQEVRTSELREREAAIEARDRDSIHVQGQFRQRLEALAGISAHEAKEQLQAELIDEARARAAQQIREVREEAQRTANREGKNVIALAIQRMAAEETAQATVSVVQLPSDEMKGRIIGREGRNIRAFEQATGIDVIIDDTPEAIVLSGFDPVRREIARIAMEKLIEDGRIHPGRIEEIVEKSRAEVEEGMKEAAEQTLYDLGIHQVHPEIMKVLGRLKFRTSYGQNQLRHSKEVARLAGLMATEMGLDAQMAKRAGLLHDVGKGMTHDHEGTHVELGYELCKRHGEPDVVLNTIRAHHDEEPHASAEAFLVTAADAISGSRPGARREMFDTYVKRLERLEELAMEFPGVERCFAVQAGREVRVMVQPEKVTDAEMAQISEKVARRFEEELQYPGQIKVIVIRETRAIDFAR, encoded by the coding sequence ATGTCCCCGCAGGCCACCGCCGTCGTGGTCGCTCTTCTCGCGCTTGCGGGCCTCGGTGCGGGTTTTCTCTTCGGGAGGGGCCGGGAGCGGGCCCGTCAGGCCGCGGAACGGGCTCAGGCCCGCGACGAGGCCTCACGAATCCTCGCACGGGCCCGGGAAGAAGGAGAGACCGCTCGCAAAGAGGCCGCCCTCGCGGGACGCGAGGAGGCGCTCCGGCTTCGCGAGGAATGGGACAAGGAGGAGGCGCGGAGGCGGGAGGAGCTCGAACGCACCGAACGCCGCCTCGCGGAACGTTCCGAGTCCTTGGACCACAAGTTCGACCTGCTGAATGGCCGGGACGCCGCCCAGGAGGTGCGCACCAGCGAGCTCCGGGAGCGCGAGGCGGCCATCGAGGCCAGAGACCGCGATTCGATCCACGTCCAGGGCCAGTTCCGTCAACGGCTAGAGGCGCTCGCCGGGATCTCCGCGCACGAGGCGAAGGAGCAGCTTCAGGCCGAGCTGATCGACGAGGCCCGTGCCCGGGCCGCCCAACAGATTCGAGAGGTCCGCGAGGAAGCTCAGCGCACCGCGAATCGCGAAGGGAAAAACGTCATCGCGCTCGCGATCCAGCGGATGGCCGCCGAGGAGACGGCCCAGGCCACCGTCTCCGTGGTCCAGCTCCCCTCCGACGAAATGAAGGGCCGGATCATCGGCAGAGAAGGTCGAAACATCCGCGCCTTCGAGCAAGCCACCGGCATTGACGTCATCATTGACGACACTCCCGAGGCCATCGTCCTGTCGGGCTTCGATCCGGTCCGCCGCGAGATCGCCCGGATCGCCATGGAGAAGCTGATCGAGGACGGGCGGATCCACCCGGGGCGGATCGAGGAGATCGTGGAGAAGAGCCGCGCCGAGGTGGAGGAGGGAATGAAGGAGGCGGCCGAGCAGACGCTCTACGACCTCGGCATTCACCAGGTCCATCCCGAGATCATGAAGGTGCTTGGGCGCCTCAAGTTCCGGACCTCTTACGGGCAAAACCAGCTCCGCCATTCGAAAGAAGTCGCGCGCCTCGCGGGGCTCATGGCCACCGAGATGGGGCTCGACGCGCAGATGGCCAAGCGGGCCGGGCTTCTGCACGACGTTGGGAAGGGAATGACGCACGACCACGAGGGAACCCACGTGGAGCTCGGGTATGAGTTGTGTAAGCGCCATGGGGAACCGGACGTCGTCCTGAACACGATCCGCGCGCACCACGACGAGGAGCCGCACGCTTCGGCAGAGGCCTTCCTCGTGACGGCGGCGGACGCGATCTCCGGCTCCCGTCCCGGCGCGCGCCGCGAGATGTTCGACACCTACGTGAAGCGGCTGGAGCGGCTCGAGGAGTTGGCCATGGAATTTCCGGGAGTGGAACGGTGCTTCGCCGTCCAGGCCGGACGGGAGGTCCGTGTCATGGTCCAGCCCGAAAAGGTCACCGATGCGGAGATGGCGCAGATCTCAGAAAAAGTGGCGCGCCGCTTCGAGGAAGAGCTCCAATATCCGGGGCAGATCAAAGTCATCGTCATCCGGGAAACCAGGGCCATCGACTTCGCGCGGTGA
- the folD gene encoding bifunctional methylenetetrahydrofolate dehydrogenase/methenyltetrahydrofolate cyclohydrolase FolD, with protein MGAEIISGTEVAQAIRREVAEGVKARVASGKGPPGLATVLVGEDPASQAYVRMKNRAAREAGIQSRQIDLPAATSEGDLLALIRELNADPEIHGILVQLPLPSQIEEGRILEAVDPSKDVDGFHPINVGRLNAGDPGVLAPCTPRGIIELLLRSGHDPAGKHVVVVGRSNIVGRPMVSLLLGRGRGGNATVTVAHSRTPDLGAVTRLGDILIVAIGRPELVKADMIRPGAVVIDVGVNRVDDPSAERGYRLTGDVDFEGVKEVAAAITPVPGGVGPMTIAILLQNTLDASNAARGKK; from the coding sequence ATGGGGGCTGAGATCATCTCGGGAACCGAAGTCGCGCAGGCGATCCGGCGAGAGGTGGCGGAAGGGGTGAAGGCACGCGTCGCCTCGGGGAAGGGCCCACCCGGCCTCGCGACCGTCCTCGTAGGCGAAGACCCGGCGAGCCAGGCGTATGTCCGCATGAAAAACCGGGCGGCGCGGGAAGCCGGAATCCAGTCGCGGCAGATCGATCTCCCCGCCGCGACTTCCGAAGGGGATCTCCTCGCCCTCATCCGCGAGCTGAACGCGGATCCGGAGATCCACGGGATCCTCGTCCAGCTTCCGCTCCCGTCCCAGATCGAGGAGGGGAGGATTCTGGAAGCGGTGGATCCATCGAAGGATGTGGACGGCTTCCACCCGATCAACGTCGGGCGCCTCAATGCGGGCGATCCCGGGGTTCTCGCCCCCTGCACCCCGCGCGGCATCATCGAGCTCCTCCTCCGCAGCGGGCACGACCCGGCGGGGAAACATGTCGTCGTGGTGGGTCGCTCGAACATCGTCGGGCGCCCCATGGTCTCTCTCCTTCTGGGACGCGGTCGCGGGGGGAACGCCACCGTCACCGTGGCGCACTCCCGAACGCCGGATCTCGGGGCGGTGACTCGCCTCGGCGATATCCTCATCGTCGCGATCGGGCGCCCGGAGCTCGTCAAAGCCGACATGATCCGCCCTGGCGCGGTCGTGATCGATGTCGGGGTCAACCGGGTGGACGACCCTTCCGCCGAGCGCGGTTACCGCCTCACTGGGGACGTGGACTTCGAAGGAGTGAAGGAAGTCGCCGCCGCGATCACCCCCGTCCCCGGTGGCGTCGGCCCCATGACGATCGCAATCCTCCTGCAGAACACGCTCGACGCCTCGAACGCCGCCCGAGGGAAGAAGTGA
- the xseA gene encoding exodeoxyribonuclease VII large subunit, translating to MTTGEGMPLDLFAVPPVPEGPSIPEERVWTISELNRTVRTLLESWMPELWVGGEIANWTRARSGHLYFSLKDEAAQLRCVMWKRDAVRLPVDPDEGMRVRALGSLTLYEARGEYQLTVRRLEGEGEEGLWRLAFERLRTRLAEEGLLDPARKRAIPRFPGTIGIVTSPSGAALHDILTVLGRRAPWTRVLLCGARVQGEGAAGEIAAALRALSESGRVDLIIVGRGGGSIEDLWAFNEEPVARAIAESRVPVISGVGHEVDVTIADLVADLRAPTPSAAAEAAVQDGRVVSELLAAVRPRLARALRRQAERRTHRLDLARMRLVQGVKRLAEPRRRMLERRQDALAWGVRHLIQERRETLGGQAARVETLSPLSTLRRGYAVPIGAGGRVLKKAADFRAEPTFHLRVVDGHIECETLGVSEEGV from the coding sequence GTGACCACGGGGGAGGGGATGCCTCTCGACCTCTTTGCGGTACCGCCAGTCCCCGAAGGGCCCTCCATCCCGGAGGAAAGGGTCTGGACCATCTCCGAGCTCAATCGGACGGTTCGCACCCTGCTCGAATCGTGGATGCCGGAGCTCTGGGTTGGTGGCGAAATCGCGAATTGGACACGGGCGCGCTCGGGACACCTCTACTTCTCGCTCAAGGACGAGGCCGCTCAGCTTCGGTGCGTGATGTGGAAGCGCGATGCGGTGCGGCTTCCAGTGGACCCCGATGAAGGGATGCGGGTCCGGGCACTCGGCTCTCTCACCCTGTACGAGGCCCGGGGCGAGTACCAGCTCACGGTCCGGAGACTCGAAGGGGAGGGTGAGGAGGGGCTCTGGCGGCTCGCCTTCGAGCGGCTTCGCACCCGGCTCGCCGAAGAAGGGCTCCTCGATCCGGCGCGAAAGCGGGCCATTCCCCGCTTTCCCGGGACCATTGGGATCGTCACCTCTCCGTCGGGGGCGGCACTCCATGACATCCTCACCGTCCTGGGCAGACGGGCCCCTTGGACCCGCGTCCTCCTTTGCGGTGCGCGCGTGCAGGGCGAGGGCGCCGCTGGGGAAATTGCGGCCGCCCTTCGCGCGCTGTCGGAGAGCGGTCGTGTGGATCTCATCATCGTCGGGCGCGGAGGCGGGTCCATCGAGGACCTCTGGGCCTTCAACGAAGAGCCGGTCGCACGGGCGATCGCGGAATCGCGGGTGCCGGTCATCTCGGGCGTCGGCCACGAGGTGGACGTCACGATCGCGGACCTGGTCGCCGATCTTCGCGCCCCCACGCCTTCCGCCGCCGCGGAGGCGGCGGTCCAGGACGGTCGCGTCGTCTCGGAGCTCCTCGCGGCGGTCCGTCCCCGCCTCGCGCGGGCCCTTCGCCGCCAGGCCGAACGACGCACACACCGCCTCGACCTTGCCCGCATGAGGCTCGTGCAGGGGGTGAAACGGCTCGCCGAGCCCCGGCGGCGCATGCTGGAGCGCCGGCAGGATGCCCTCGCCTGGGGAGTCCGGCACCTGATTCAGGAGCGCCGCGAGACGCTGGGCGGGCAGGCCGCGAGAGTAGAGACCCTCTCCCCCCTTTCCACCCTCCGCCGGGGCTACGCGGTGCCGATCGGCGCCGGCGGGCGGGTCCTCAAGAAGGCCGCCGACTTCCGCGCGGAACCGACCTTTCACCTGAGGGTCGTGGACGGACACATCGAATGTGAAACCCTGGGCGTGAGCGAGGAGGGAGTGTGA
- the xseB gene encoding exodeoxyribonuclease VII small subunit, with product MTKRGAKEGGPGRRGPGSGPDGGAGEAQEMSLEARLRRLEEIVATLEGGEVELERGLALFEEGVRHIREAESLLSTAELRVEELVGEAEPAATQPSEEGEG from the coding sequence GTGACGAAGCGGGGAGCGAAAGAAGGCGGGCCCGGCCGGCGCGGTCCCGGGTCCGGCCCCGACGGAGGCGCGGGGGAGGCCCAGGAGATGTCGCTGGAAGCCCGGCTTCGCCGCCTCGAGGAGATCGTTGCCACTCTCGAAGGGGGAGAGGTCGAGCTGGAGCGGGGGCTCGCTCTCTTCGAAGAAGGAGTTCGCCACATCCGGGAGGCGGAGTCGCTCCTTTCCACCGCGGAGCTCCGGGTCGAGGAGCTGGTCGGAGAGGCGGAGCCCGCCGCGACGCAGCCCTCGGAGGAAGGAGAAGGGTGA
- a CDS encoding polyprenyl synthetase family protein, producing MRAVSEGFSLATFLAEERAHVDAALQGAVAELLPDLPEGLRGPVEAGVMAPGKRLRPIFCIAAFGACRGAPSSQEPLPAAAYPLAAALELIHAYSLMHDDLPCMDDAPLRRGRPAPHTLFGEAATTVAAAALIPAAARQAWRAATALGRPIETRREIVRILARAAGAGGMVGGQGLDLLGEGKRLSRPELDRLHGMKTGALLTASLRIGGVAAGAAPKELDALDRYGREIGLAFQVADDVLDATAGADVLGKEPSDQALEKSTYVSLLGVEDARREAAARVEVAGLALEEGGISSPALLAMARHVVDRDR from the coding sequence GTGAGGGCAGTGTCCGAGGGGTTTTCCCTGGCCACCTTTCTCGCGGAAGAGCGAGCGCATGTAGACGCGGCCCTCCAGGGGGCCGTGGCCGAGCTTCTTCCCGACCTTCCCGAAGGTCTTCGGGGCCCGGTGGAGGCCGGAGTCATGGCCCCCGGGAAACGACTTCGGCCGATCTTCTGCATCGCCGCCTTCGGGGCGTGCCGGGGCGCACCCTCGTCCCAGGAACCGCTCCCGGCGGCGGCATACCCCCTCGCGGCCGCGCTCGAGTTGATCCATGCGTACTCCCTCATGCATGACGACCTCCCCTGTATGGATGACGCGCCGCTTCGCCGGGGGCGGCCGGCGCCGCATACTCTTTTCGGGGAGGCGGCGACGACGGTTGCGGCCGCGGCCCTCATCCCCGCCGCCGCCCGGCAGGCGTGGCGAGCTGCGACCGCGCTCGGACGCCCGATCGAGACGCGCCGCGAGATCGTTCGGATCCTCGCTCGTGCCGCGGGTGCCGGAGGGATGGTCGGCGGTCAGGGGCTCGATCTCCTCGGGGAAGGGAAGCGCCTCTCCCGCCCCGAGCTCGACCGCTTGCACGGGATGAAGACGGGCGCCCTCCTTACCGCCTCGCTCCGGATCGGTGGGGTGGCCGCCGGGGCCGCGCCCAAGGAGTTGGACGCCCTCGATCGTTATGGGCGAGAGATCGGGCTCGCCTTCCAGGTCGCCGACGACGTCCTGGATGCGACGGCCGGGGCCGACGTGCTCGGGAAGGAGCCCTCGGACCAGGCGCTGGAGAAGTCCACGTATGTGTCACTCCTCGGCGTGGAGGACGCCCGTCGCGAGGCGGCAGCCCGCGTGGAAGTGGCCGGCCTCGCCCTGGAGGAGGGCGGGATCTCGTCTCCGGCGCTTCTCGCCATGGCCCGTCACGTCGTGGACCGCGACCGGTGA